The following are encoded in a window of Rhizophagus irregularis chromosome 4, complete sequence genomic DNA:
- a CDS encoding Coronin-like protein crn1 — translation MLNDSGKFSPRNDQGLREMLNVFVSKNNLKFTVFIETPSKPFSDWSFPKVCQLYGLGESDDPSLSVFPPFTCEYKELEEDSSKAILKHLTAELNARLKAIPISGNEASKSQYVCSYLVAGVNLYERKFELRPEKNITGPNGHGPVDFAIDLLQTAKTVGVTEVKDEDFFKGIAQNAVQLESALSNRKRKANEMEEESVFVGKVFGIITDAEKWYFMECSLDDQDRLRFKLSEPIVVVYKDENMENMVRKVLGHIAWLLEEVQKPDSASQSEERAIKKPRSSGNLKEKSDTVVKS, via the coding sequence ATGTTAAACGACAGTGGGAAATTCTCTCCTCGAAACGATCAGGGTCTTCGTGAGATGCTTAACGTATTCGTGTCGAAGAACAATCTCAAGTTCACCGTGTTCATTGAGACGCCATCAAAACCATTTTCAGATTGGTCATTCCCGAAGGTGTGCCAGCTTTATGGTCTTGGCGAGTCAGACGATCCCTCGTTATCAGTGTTCCCGCCTTTCACTTGCGAGTATAAAGAACTGGAAGAGGATTCTTCCAAGGCAATACTCAAACATCTTACTGCGGAGCTGAATGCTCGTCTCAAGGCTATTCCAATCAGCGGGAATGAAGCATCGAAATCACAATATGTCTGCTCCTATCTTGTCGCCGGGGTAAATCTGTACGAGAGGAAGTTCGAGCTTCGACCAGAAAAAAACATCACAGGACCCAATGGACACGGACCGGTTGATTTCGCAATAGACTTGCTCCAAACTGCGAAAACTGTCGGTGTGACAGAGGTAAAGGACGAAGATTTTTTTAAGGGTATTGCTCAGAATGCCGTTCAACTCGAATCCGCATTATCAAACCGTAAACGTAAGGCGAATGAGATGGAGGAAGAGAGTGTGTTTGTAGGTAAGGTATTCGGGATAATCACAGATGCGGAAAAATGGTACTTTATGGAATGTTCGCTCGATGATCAGGACAGGCTAAGATTCAAACTATCCGAACCTATTGTCGTTGTATACAAGGACGAGAATATGGAAAACATGGTTAGGAAAGTTCTCGGACATATTGCATGGTTATTGGAGGAGGTGCAGAAGCCGGATTCAGCTTCACAAAGTGAAGAGAGGGCAATAAAAAAGCCTAGGTCATCGGGTAATCTTAAGGAAAAATCGGATACGGTCGTTAAGTCATAG